The proteins below are encoded in one region of Tomitella fengzijianii:
- a CDS encoding LysR family transcriptional regulator translates to MLNVERLRALCSVADLGSLAAAAEALHVSASGISQQLGRLEKELGVAVVERQGRGVRLTDAGALLARRGHRILSLLEQAESEVASMHGDVVGALRLGAFVSASRTVLPRAVAALQTQHPHLEVTLAEGEAEWLIPHVLRRQLDLAVVDSWSTLPLEIPQDVSIHFLHRDVADLALPVDHPLASKTVVNLADLSGVPWAAWSEGTGFHDWLVQSLRGQGVEPRIDYRVAEFATHLQFVARGLAAALIPRLAHLPVPAGVRVLPTEPELYREVFALSRRDNDRPTVRAGIAALQGAFVET, encoded by the coding sequence ATGCTGAACGTGGAGCGACTGCGGGCGTTGTGCAGCGTCGCGGACCTGGGATCGCTGGCCGCTGCCGCTGAAGCGCTGCACGTCTCGGCATCGGGCATCTCCCAGCAACTCGGCCGTCTGGAGAAGGAGCTGGGCGTGGCGGTGGTCGAGCGGCAGGGGCGCGGGGTGCGGCTCACCGACGCCGGGGCGCTTCTGGCCCGCCGGGGGCACCGGATCCTGTCGCTGCTGGAGCAGGCCGAATCCGAGGTGGCGTCCATGCACGGCGACGTGGTGGGCGCGCTGCGGCTCGGGGCGTTCGTCTCCGCCAGCCGCACGGTGCTCCCGCGGGCCGTCGCCGCGCTGCAGACGCAGCATCCCCACCTGGAGGTGACGCTCGCCGAGGGGGAGGCGGAGTGGCTGATCCCGCACGTGCTGCGCCGGCAGCTCGACCTGGCGGTGGTGGACAGCTGGTCCACGCTCCCGCTGGAGATACCCCAGGACGTCTCCATCCACTTCCTGCACCGTGACGTGGCGGACCTCGCCCTTCCCGTCGATCATCCGCTGGCGTCGAAGACGGTGGTGAACCTCGCGGACCTCTCCGGGGTGCCGTGGGCCGCGTGGAGCGAGGGGACGGGGTTCCACGATTGGCTGGTGCAGTCGCTGCGCGGCCAGGGGGTCGAACCGCGGATCGACTACCGCGTGGCCGAGTTCGCCACGCACCTGCAGTTCGTCGCGAGGGGGCTTGCGGCGGCGCTCATTCCGCGCCTGGCGCACCTTCCTGTGCCTGCCGGCGTGCGTGTGCTGCCCACGGAGCCGGAGCTGTATCGCGAGGTGTTCGCGCTGTCTCGCCGCGACAACGACCGGCCGACGGTGCGGGCGGGGATCGCCGCGCTGCAGGGCGCCTTCGTCGAGACGTGA
- a CDS encoding DMT family transporter, with protein MAFRSPSRTLAPGAPSTSAALAPATGTPASRPGFDPRLVAAAGAASISLTAVFTKLVDASTATVVFYRCLLAVLPLAFLAYAEIRRNGAPSRRTVALHALGGVFLGLDFALWTQSIAMIGAGIATILNNVQVLVVPLLAWAFFRDKIPMRFVLSVPVMFLGIALAGGVLGGDSAAGSDPLAGTALGLLSGVAFAGYIIIIGRTGKSSGGGPNSQVLVATVTAGIVGTASGTAWGGIDLTPGWGAIGWLAALALVGQILGWVLLGASLPKLPSQVGASILLLQPALAVVFAMAILGERPTHAQLLGCVVVIAAVAVVAFEPRRTAARDADSGPTPVDLEPTRWRRLRGRRASGIRPVEIIESDSAAPVDSR; from the coding sequence ATGGCCTTCCGTTCCCCGTCGCGCACACTCGCCCCCGGCGCTCCGAGCACGTCGGCCGCCCTGGCCCCCGCGACGGGGACTCCCGCTTCACGCCCCGGCTTCGATCCGCGCCTCGTCGCCGCTGCCGGAGCGGCCTCGATCTCGCTCACCGCCGTGTTCACCAAGCTGGTGGACGCCTCCACTGCGACGGTGGTGTTCTACCGCTGCCTTCTGGCCGTGCTGCCCCTCGCGTTCCTCGCCTACGCCGAGATCCGCAGGAACGGCGCACCGTCGCGCCGCACCGTCGCGCTGCACGCCCTCGGCGGGGTGTTCCTGGGGCTCGACTTCGCGCTGTGGACGCAGTCGATCGCGATGATCGGCGCGGGCATCGCGACGATCCTCAACAACGTGCAGGTACTCGTGGTACCGCTGCTGGCCTGGGCGTTCTTCCGCGACAAGATCCCGATGCGGTTCGTCTTGTCCGTACCGGTGATGTTCCTCGGCATCGCGCTGGCCGGCGGGGTGCTCGGCGGCGACTCCGCCGCCGGATCCGATCCGCTGGCCGGCACTGCACTGGGGCTGCTCTCCGGCGTGGCGTTCGCCGGCTACATCATCATCATCGGCCGCACGGGGAAGTCGAGCGGCGGCGGCCCCAACTCGCAGGTGCTCGTCGCCACGGTGACCGCCGGCATCGTCGGGACCGCGTCCGGCACCGCATGGGGCGGCATCGACCTCACCCCCGGCTGGGGCGCCATCGGCTGGCTGGCAGCCCTCGCACTGGTCGGCCAGATCCTCGGGTGGGTGCTGCTGGGCGCGTCGCTGCCCAAGCTGCCGTCCCAGGTGGGCGCGTCAATACTGCTCCTGCAGCCCGCACTCGCCGTGGTGTTCGCCATGGCCATCCTGGGCGAGCGGCCCACGCACGCACAGCTGCTCGGCTGCGTCGTCGTGATCGCCGCGGTGGCGGTGGTGGCCTTCGAGCCGCGGCGAACCGCCGCCCGCGACGCCGACTCCGGGCCCACGCCCGTCGATCTCGAGCCGACGCGCTGGCGCCGGCTGCGCGGCCGCCGCGCCTCTGGCATCCGGCCCGTCGAGATCATCGAGTCGGACAGTGCCGCCCCGGTGGACAGTCGCTGA
- a CDS encoding L,D-transpeptidase, translating to MRRMRAGLLRTGTALVAAAGLASGIALVGGTATAQPLGGAGSVELPEIAAPELPQMPAVQVPDVPLPGGQDLAGVLEQVGVPVAHGPDGATVGQTGPAPLEPANFGTPQITPAEGAVVGVAQPIIINFPEPVGDRAAAERAMRVTTDNGVTGAFHWFGDSQARWRPQNLWPAHTQVTVEAGDAVRHFTIGDALIATADDATKTITVTRDGQVVRTMPTSMGKPGHETPNGIYTVGERFRSMIMDSSTYGVPVDSPEGYRLEVEYATRMSNSGIFLHAAPWSVGDQGNTDVSHGCLNVSTADAKWYFENAQPGDPVIVVNSQGGQLNGHDGLTDFSMPWGTWAG from the coding sequence ATGCGCCGCATGCGCGCCGGTCTGCTGCGGACGGGTACAGCACTGGTGGCGGCCGCGGGGCTGGCGTCTGGCATTGCACTGGTCGGCGGCACGGCCACCGCGCAGCCGCTGGGTGGAGCGGGCTCCGTGGAGCTGCCGGAGATCGCCGCTCCCGAGCTGCCGCAGATGCCGGCCGTCCAGGTGCCGGACGTCCCGCTGCCCGGCGGGCAGGACCTCGCCGGAGTGCTCGAGCAGGTGGGCGTCCCCGTCGCGCACGGGCCGGACGGCGCCACCGTCGGGCAGACCGGGCCCGCGCCCCTGGAGCCCGCGAACTTCGGCACGCCGCAGATCACGCCCGCAGAGGGCGCCGTGGTGGGTGTGGCGCAGCCGATCATCATCAACTTCCCCGAGCCGGTGGGTGACCGCGCCGCCGCCGAGCGGGCGATGCGCGTGACGACCGACAACGGCGTCACCGGCGCGTTCCACTGGTTCGGCGACTCGCAGGCGCGCTGGCGCCCGCAGAACCTGTGGCCCGCACACACGCAGGTCACCGTGGAGGCGGGCGACGCGGTCCGGCACTTCACCATCGGCGACGCCCTCATCGCTACCGCCGACGACGCCACGAAGACCATCACCGTCACGCGCGACGGCCAGGTGGTGCGCACGATGCCCACGTCGATGGGCAAGCCGGGCCACGAGACCCCCAACGGCATCTACACCGTGGGCGAGCGCTTCCGGTCGATGATCATGGACTCGTCCACCTACGGGGTGCCGGTGGATTCGCCGGAGGGCTACCGGCTGGAGGTCGAATACGCCACGCGGATGTCCAACAGCGGCATCTTCCTGCACGCCGCCCCGTGGTCGGTGGGTGACCAGGGTAACACCGACGTCAGCCACGGCTGCCTCAACGTGAGCACCGCGGATGCCAAGTGGTACTTCGAGAACGCGCAGCCCGGTGACCCGGTGATCGTCGTCAACTCGCAGGGCGGCCAGCTCAACGGGCACGACGGCCTGACCGACTTCTCCATGCCGTGGGGCACCTGGGCGGGCTGA
- a CDS encoding alpha/beta hydrolase, whose product MRGASLQSQLVSRALSVTARPTFSVWSYTSRLGWPVGMLDAAATALPAIDGTQHQPVRLQNCDAEWIQGPGANAEHVVLYLHGGAFLCCGLRTHRRMVSRISAVSQSSVLAVDYRLLPHHTISDAISDGVDAYKWLLASGYSAENILVAGDSAGGYLAFEVPLAIAAAGLPGPAGIVALSPLTEMDPTRKLAHRNSRHCSMFPRRAVPALAKLSDRMDEQAMTTRGQLPRVCPVDANLTVLPPTLIQVGSHEMLYPDSALIAERLAAAGVPCELQVWDHQPHVFQVFADVIPEGHDAIAEIGRFIRSAWGALLTPVD is encoded by the coding sequence ATGCGCGGCGCCAGCCTCCAATCACAACTGGTCTCGCGAGCGCTGAGCGTCACGGCGCGTCCCACCTTCTCGGTGTGGTCCTACACCAGCCGCCTGGGCTGGCCCGTGGGGATGCTCGACGCCGCCGCCACCGCCCTCCCCGCCATCGACGGCACCCAGCACCAGCCGGTCCGGCTGCAGAACTGCGACGCCGAATGGATCCAGGGGCCCGGCGCCAACGCCGAACACGTGGTCCTCTACCTGCACGGCGGCGCCTTCCTGTGTTGCGGTTTGCGCACGCACCGCCGCATGGTCTCGCGCATCTCCGCGGTCAGCCAGTCGTCCGTGCTCGCCGTCGATTACCGCCTGCTGCCGCACCACACCATCAGCGACGCGATCTCCGACGGCGTCGACGCCTACAAGTGGCTGCTGGCCAGCGGCTACAGCGCTGAGAACATCCTCGTGGCAGGCGACTCGGCCGGCGGCTACCTGGCCTTCGAGGTCCCGCTTGCCATCGCCGCGGCCGGCCTGCCCGGGCCCGCGGGCATCGTCGCGCTGTCACCGCTGACGGAGATGGACCCCACGCGCAAACTGGCCCACCGCAACTCCCGCCACTGCTCCATGTTCCCCCGGCGCGCAGTCCCCGCCCTGGCCAAGCTGTCGGATCGGATGGACGAGCAGGCGATGACCACACGCGGCCAGCTCCCCCGCGTGTGCCCCGTGGACGCGAACCTCACGGTGCTCCCGCCGACGCTCATCCAGGTGGGCTCACACGAGATGCTCTACCCGGATTCCGCGCTCATCGCCGAGCGCCTCGCAGCGGCGGGCGTGCCGTGCGAGCTGCAGGTGTGGGACCACCAGCCACACGTGTTCCAGGTGTTCGCCGACGTCATCCCCGAGGGCCACGACGCGATCGCCGAGATCGGCCGCTTCATCCGCTCCGCCTGGGGCGCGCTCCTCACCCCCGTGGACTAG
- a CDS encoding FAD-binding oxidoreductase: MPTAHHAKPAVASSELLDELAARLPAGALLTDPDTTAGYRQDWAKQPDAGSPAAVVRATCTADVQAVMRWSDAHGVPVVPRGAGTGLSGGSSAVDGGVVLSLEKMRGITVDPATRTAVVQPGLLNAEVKKAVAEYGLWYPPDPSSFEICSIGGNIATNAGGLCCVKYGVTTDYVLGLHVVLADGTLVRLGGPRLKDVAGLSLTKLFVGSEGTLGVVTEITVRLIPRQDPAVTMVATFASLRAAADAVLAITRSMRPAMLEFMDKVSINACEDHLRMDLDRDAEAMLIAQSDAPGGHAAAELEQMVAACKDAGATEVFHTDDADEGEAFCAARRAAFPAVAALGELLFEDVGVPMTRLPELVTGIADIAARRDVTIAVVAHAGDGNTHPLIVSDADDPAVAARAEQAFGEVIELALSMGGTITGEHGIGRMKKAWLPQYLGPDEMELNRRIKTALDPKGLLNPGAVF; this comes from the coding sequence ATGCCCACCGCCCACCACGCGAAGCCGGCCGTCGCGTCGTCGGAGCTCCTCGACGAACTCGCCGCCCGGCTGCCCGCGGGAGCGCTCCTGACCGACCCCGACACCACGGCCGGCTACCGCCAGGACTGGGCCAAGCAGCCCGACGCCGGCTCCCCCGCCGCCGTCGTCCGGGCCACGTGCACCGCGGACGTGCAGGCGGTCATGCGCTGGTCCGATGCGCACGGCGTGCCCGTCGTGCCGCGCGGCGCGGGCACCGGCCTGTCCGGCGGGTCCAGTGCGGTCGACGGCGGCGTGGTGCTGAGCCTGGAGAAGATGCGCGGCATCACCGTCGACCCGGCCACCCGCACCGCCGTGGTGCAGCCGGGCCTGCTCAACGCCGAGGTCAAGAAGGCCGTCGCGGAGTACGGCCTGTGGTACCCGCCGGACCCCTCGTCGTTCGAGATCTGCTCCATCGGCGGCAATATCGCCACCAACGCGGGCGGGCTGTGCTGCGTCAAGTACGGCGTGACCACCGATTACGTCCTGGGGCTGCACGTGGTTCTGGCGGACGGCACCCTGGTGCGGCTCGGCGGGCCGCGGCTCAAGGACGTGGCGGGGCTGTCGCTGACCAAGCTGTTCGTGGGTTCCGAGGGCACCCTGGGGGTGGTCACGGAGATCACGGTCCGCCTGATCCCCCGCCAGGACCCGGCCGTGACGATGGTCGCCACGTTCGCATCCCTCCGCGCGGCCGCCGACGCGGTATTGGCGATCACCCGTTCGATGCGCCCCGCGATGCTCGAGTTCATGGACAAGGTGTCCATCAATGCGTGCGAGGACCACCTGAGGATGGACCTCGACCGCGACGCCGAGGCCATGCTGATCGCCCAATCCGACGCTCCCGGTGGGCATGCCGCGGCCGAGCTCGAGCAGATGGTGGCCGCGTGCAAGGACGCCGGCGCCACCGAGGTGTTCCACACCGACGACGCCGACGAGGGTGAGGCCTTCTGCGCCGCGCGGCGCGCCGCCTTCCCCGCGGTGGCGGCCCTCGGCGAGCTGCTGTTCGAGGACGTGGGCGTGCCGATGACGCGGCTCCCCGAGCTGGTCACGGGCATCGCGGACATCGCCGCCCGCCGCGACGTGACGATCGCCGTGGTCGCCCACGCGGGTGATGGCAACACGCACCCGCTGATCGTTTCCGACGCAGACGATCCCGCCGTCGCCGCGCGCGCCGAGCAGGCCTTCGGCGAGGTGATCGAGTTGGCGCTGTCGATGGGCGGCACGATCACCGGCGAGCACGGCATCGGGCGCATGAAGAAGGCGTGGCTGCCGCAGTACCTCGGCCCCGACGAGATGGAACTCAACCGCCGCATCAAGACGGCGCTCGACCCGAAGGGGCTGCTCAACCCCGGCGCGGTGTTCTGA
- the trxA gene encoding thioredoxin: MATQDLTADTFEQTITDNDIVFVDFWADWCGPCKQFAPTYKSVAEQNPDIVFGKVDTEAEQQLAAAAQISSIPMLMAFREGQLVFAQPGALPKQAFEQLVQQVKDLDMEQVRAQMAQEG, from the coding sequence ATGGCCACCCAGGACCTCACTGCCGACACCTTCGAGCAGACCATCACCGACAACGACATCGTCTTCGTCGACTTCTGGGCCGACTGGTGCGGCCCGTGCAAGCAGTTCGCTCCCACCTACAAGTCCGTGGCGGAGCAGAACCCGGACATCGTGTTCGGCAAGGTGGACACCGAGGCGGAGCAGCAGCTCGCCGCGGCCGCGCAGATCTCGTCGATCCCCATGCTGATGGCGTTCCGCGAGGGCCAGCTGGTGTTCGCCCAGCCGGGTGCGCTGCCCAAGCAGGCCTTCGAACAGCTCGTCCAGCAGGTCAAGGACCTCGACATGGAGCAGGTCCGGGCCCAGATGGCCCAGGAGGGCTGA
- the ilvD gene encoding dihydroxy-acid dehydratase, giving the protein MADENAAQKPAPGGAADAGATASHDVKPRSRDVTDGLEKTAARGMLRAVGMGDEDWGKSQVGVGSSWNEITPCNLSLDRLAQAVKDGVHAAGGYPLEFGTISVSDGISMGHEGMHFSLVSREVIADSVETVMNAERLDGSVLLAGCDKSLPGMLMAAARLDLANVFLYAGSTLPGLAKMSDGTEREVTIIDAFEAVGACARGLMSREDVDTIERTFCPGEGACGGMYTANTMACVSEALGMSLPGSAAPPASDRRRDGYARRSGEAVVRLIADGVTARDIMTKKAFENAIAVVMAYGGSTNAVLHLLAIANEAEVELTLDDFVRVGARVPHLADVKPFGRHVMLDVDREGGVPVLMKALLDAGLLHGDCLTVTGRTVAENLADINPPDPDGQVLRALDDPIHPSGGLTILKGTLAPGGAVVKSAGFDDSVIRGTARVFDRERAALDALEDGTIQAGDAVVIRYEGPKGGPGMREMLAITAAIKGAGLGKDVLLLTDGRFSGGTTGLCVGHVAPEAVDAGPIAFVRDGDPIILDVSGGTLDLGVDEAELERRREGWQPLPARYTRGVLAKYAKLVHSASEGAVCG; this is encoded by the coding sequence ATGGCGGACGAGAACGCGGCGCAGAAGCCTGCGCCAGGCGGCGCGGCGGATGCGGGCGCGACGGCGTCGCACGATGTGAAGCCGCGCAGCCGTGACGTCACGGACGGCCTGGAGAAGACCGCCGCGCGCGGCATGCTCCGTGCCGTCGGCATGGGCGACGAGGACTGGGGCAAATCGCAGGTGGGCGTGGGGTCGTCGTGGAACGAGATCACCCCGTGCAACCTGTCGCTGGATCGGCTGGCGCAGGCGGTCAAGGACGGGGTGCACGCGGCCGGCGGCTACCCGCTGGAGTTCGGCACCATCTCGGTGTCGGACGGCATCTCGATGGGCCACGAGGGCATGCACTTCTCTCTGGTGTCCCGTGAAGTGATCGCGGACAGCGTCGAGACCGTCATGAACGCCGAGCGGCTCGACGGCTCCGTGCTGCTGGCCGGGTGCGACAAGTCCCTGCCCGGCATGCTCATGGCGGCCGCGCGCCTGGACCTGGCGAACGTCTTCCTCTACGCCGGCTCCACCCTGCCCGGGCTGGCCAAGATGTCCGACGGCACCGAACGCGAGGTCACCATCATCGACGCGTTCGAGGCCGTCGGCGCCTGCGCGCGCGGTCTGATGAGCCGCGAAGACGTCGACACCATCGAGCGCACCTTCTGCCCCGGCGAGGGCGCTTGCGGCGGGATGTACACCGCGAACACCATGGCGTGCGTGTCCGAGGCGCTCGGCATGTCACTGCCGGGGAGCGCCGCGCCGCCCGCATCGGACCGCCGCCGCGACGGGTACGCGCGCCGCAGCGGGGAGGCCGTCGTCAGGCTCATCGCCGACGGCGTCACCGCGCGCGACATCATGACCAAGAAGGCCTTCGAGAACGCCATCGCGGTGGTGATGGCCTACGGCGGTTCCACCAACGCGGTGCTGCACCTGCTGGCCATCGCGAACGAGGCCGAGGTGGAGCTGACGCTCGACGACTTCGTGCGGGTGGGCGCGCGGGTGCCGCACCTGGCCGACGTCAAGCCGTTCGGCCGGCACGTGATGCTCGACGTCGACCGCGAGGGCGGCGTGCCCGTGCTGATGAAGGCCCTGCTCGACGCGGGGCTGCTGCACGGCGACTGCCTCACCGTCACCGGCAGGACCGTCGCCGAGAACCTGGCGGACATCAACCCGCCCGACCCCGACGGCCAGGTGCTGCGGGCCCTGGACGACCCGATCCACCCGTCCGGCGGACTGACCATCCTCAAGGGCACCCTGGCGCCCGGCGGGGCCGTGGTGAAGTCGGCCGGTTTCGACGACTCCGTGATCCGCGGGACGGCGCGCGTGTTCGACCGTGAAAGGGCCGCCTTGGACGCCCTCGAGGACGGCACCATCCAGGCGGGGGACGCGGTGGTCATCCGCTACGAGGGCCCCAAGGGCGGCCCGGGCATGCGGGAGATGCTCGCCATCACCGCGGCCATCAAGGGCGCCGGCCTGGGCAAGGACGTGCTGCTGCTGACCGACGGCCGGTTCTCCGGCGGCACCACCGGCCTCTGCGTCGGCCACGTGGCGCCCGAGGCCGTCGACGCGGGGCCCATCGCCTTCGTCCGCGACGGCGACCCGATCATCCTCGACGTCTCCGGCGGCACACTGGATCTGGGGGTGGACGAAGCCGAGCTGGAACGCCGGCGCGAAGGCTGGCAGCCACTCCCCGCGCGCTACACACGCGGGGTGCTGGCCAAGTACGCGAAGCTCGTGCACTCGGCCTCCGAGGGCGCAGTCTGCGGGTAG
- a CDS encoding adenylate/guanylate cyclase domain-containing protein, with translation MAGRQDPSRPGDEPSPPDESAPIRSRSREATRARARAAESLAPPSVVDATRAAIETSLLGGERRYDRYEVAELADVPVERCTELWTAMGFAIPSDPDSANYTDSDVAALRVLKRLTDSGVLAPDVIAPISRATGQAMSRLAEWQVSLVTEFVLNALMENRRSPGKWSDDSDPGAASADVGAEPFDEETVTSIVVETADALLPMIGELQNHVWRRHLAATAERILLRTREGDDSRPFAVGFADMVGYTHLTRRIDITDLATLLDEFESICARVIAEHHGRIIKNVGDEVMFTADDADTAALIGIALQDAIGEAESLPKIRVGMAYGDVLVRYGDAYGAVVNIAARLTGAARPGTVLVDETLAQQLTPPTGLSTRMIRPVKVHGYSRLRARQLRRKTRWIRADGERAPRNGRTEDEDAG, from the coding sequence GTGGCAGGCCGACAAGACCCTTCGCGGCCCGGCGACGAGCCGTCCCCGCCCGACGAATCGGCCCCCATCCGCTCCCGGTCACGCGAGGCCACGCGCGCACGGGCCCGTGCCGCGGAGTCGCTGGCGCCGCCCAGCGTCGTCGACGCCACCCGCGCGGCCATCGAGACGTCCCTGCTGGGCGGCGAGCGTCGGTACGACCGCTACGAGGTCGCCGAACTCGCGGACGTGCCGGTGGAACGCTGCACCGAGTTGTGGACGGCCATGGGGTTCGCCATCCCGTCCGACCCCGACTCCGCGAACTACACGGACTCCGACGTCGCCGCGCTGCGCGTGCTCAAACGCCTCACCGACTCCGGCGTGCTCGCCCCGGACGTGATCGCCCCCATTTCACGCGCCACCGGCCAGGCCATGTCGCGGCTCGCCGAGTGGCAGGTGTCGCTGGTGACCGAGTTCGTTCTCAACGCGCTGATGGAGAACCGCCGCTCGCCCGGCAAGTGGTCCGACGACTCGGATCCGGGCGCCGCCAGCGCCGACGTCGGCGCCGAGCCGTTCGACGAGGAGACCGTCACTTCGATCGTGGTGGAGACGGCGGACGCGCTGCTGCCGATGATCGGCGAATTGCAGAACCACGTGTGGCGGCGGCATCTGGCCGCCACGGCCGAGCGCATCCTGCTGCGCACCCGCGAGGGGGACGACAGCCGCCCGTTCGCCGTCGGCTTCGCGGACATGGTCGGCTACACGCATCTGACCAGGCGGATCGACATCACGGACCTCGCCACATTGCTGGACGAGTTCGAGTCGATCTGCGCGCGGGTCATCGCCGAGCATCACGGGCGCATCATCAAGAACGTCGGCGACGAGGTCATGTTCACCGCGGACGACGCCGACACCGCCGCGCTCATCGGCATCGCCCTCCAGGACGCGATCGGCGAGGCCGAGTCGTTGCCGAAGATCCGCGTGGGAATGGCCTACGGGGACGTGCTGGTGCGCTACGGCGACGCGTACGGAGCGGTGGTGAACATCGCCGCCCGCCTCACCGGCGCGGCGCGGCCCGGCACGGTCCTGGTCGACGAGACGCTGGCGCAGCAGCTCACTCCGCCGACCGGGCTGTCCACGCGCATGATCCGGCCGGTGAAGGTGCACGGGTACTCCCGGCTGCGTGCGCGGCAATTGCGCAGGAAGACCCGGTGGATACGCGCCGACGGCGAGCGCGCCCCGCGCAACGGCCGCACCGAGGATGAGGACGCCGGGTAG
- a CDS encoding ribonuclease H family protein produces the protein MIMVSTDGSCLKNPGGAIGWAWVDHRGGAHSGGAAAGTNQIAELRAVLEAISAHPGDEPLMIESDSQYAIKCSTEWLPAWKRRGWKTSGGSPVKNVELVRAIDSAISERSGPVRFRWVRGHVGNEFNEMADTLAGKAARAARDGKIVATQAPGTDRFGAADSAPDVAADAPDGVADAAALRARDPKPADRVQDHEAVRDEPPAQDHQPALFPAAESEEFTLF, from the coding sequence GTGATCATGGTCAGCACGGATGGGTCCTGCCTGAAGAACCCGGGTGGCGCCATCGGCTGGGCATGGGTGGACCACCGCGGTGGCGCGCATTCCGGCGGGGCCGCCGCGGGTACCAATCAGATCGCCGAGCTGCGCGCGGTCCTCGAGGCGATCAGCGCGCATCCAGGCGACGAGCCGCTGATGATCGAATCGGACTCCCAGTACGCCATCAAGTGCTCCACCGAGTGGTTGCCGGCCTGGAAGCGGCGCGGGTGGAAGACTTCCGGCGGCAGCCCCGTCAAGAACGTCGAGCTGGTGCGCGCCATCGACTCCGCCATCTCCGAGCGTTCGGGCCCCGTGCGGTTCCGCTGGGTGCGCGGGCACGTGGGCAACGAGTTCAACGAGATGGCGGACACGCTGGCGGGCAAGGCGGCCCGGGCTGCACGCGACGGGAAGATCGTCGCCACGCAGGCGCCCGGGACGGACCGGTTCGGCGCCGCCGACTCTGCACCGGACGTCGCCGCCGACGCCCCCGATGGAGTGGCGGATGCGGCCGCGCTACGGGCACGCGACCCGAAACCGGCCGACCGCGTGCAGGACCACGAGGCGGTCCGGGACGAACCGCCGGCGCAGGACCACCAGCCCGCATTGTTCCCCGCCGCCGAGAGCGAAGAGTTCACCCTGTTCTAG
- a CDS encoding RDD family protein → MTTGPGDQRPDGDDDLRGPSGPGGDQYGGGQYEGGQYGSEQYGAAPYGSPEYGSPGPGATEQGAPDYGAQPYGSQPYGSQEYGAPGYGASSGYGNAYPPPPPPGGYQSYPTDAGGNQMSGGGAPASLLPRFGARFIDGLIIAIPQQIILAIVAAAFGVSTGTLDTLGASIGYWAVTSVIAVIFAGIWVWYYVWFETHKGQTLGKQLLHLRVLGVRGGNPTLQESLRRNGYIVLGSAATVIGIIPFIGWILQFLIGIAVLVFVIVIAVSINSSPTKQGKHDEMAGGTQVVTTQ, encoded by the coding sequence ATGACGACAGGACCCGGTGACCAGCGGCCGGACGGGGACGACGACCTGCGCGGTCCGAGCGGCCCCGGAGGCGATCAGTACGGAGGCGGCCAGTACGAAGGCGGCCAGTACGGGAGCGAGCAGTACGGGGCCGCGCCCTACGGTTCGCCCGAGTACGGCTCTCCCGGGCCGGGAGCTACGGAACAGGGAGCGCCGGACTACGGCGCCCAGCCTTACGGTTCCCAGCCCTACGGCTCCCAGGAATACGGCGCCCCCGGCTACGGCGCGTCGTCCGGGTACGGCAACGCCTATCCGCCGCCCCCGCCCCCCGGCGGCTACCAGAGCTACCCCACGGATGCCGGGGGGAATCAGATGAGCGGAGGCGGGGCGCCGGCGTCGCTGCTGCCGCGGTTCGGCGCGCGCTTCATCGACGGCCTGATCATCGCCATCCCCCAGCAGATCATCCTGGCGATCGTCGCCGCAGCGTTCGGCGTCAGCACGGGGACGCTCGACACGCTGGGCGCGTCGATCGGCTACTGGGCGGTCACGTCCGTCATCGCCGTGATCTTCGCCGGCATCTGGGTCTGGTACTACGTCTGGTTCGAGACCCACAAGGGTCAGACCTTGGGTAAACAGCTCCTGCACCTGCGGGTGCTCGGCGTACGCGGCGGCAATCCGACCCTGCAGGAATCGCTGCGCCGCAACGGTTACATCGTGCTGGGGTCGGCCGCGACCGTCATCGGGATCATCCCGTTCATCGGCTGGATCCTCCAGTTCCTCATCGGAATCGCGGTTCTGGTGTTCGTCATCGTCATCGCCGTGTCGATCAACAGCAGCCCCACCAAGCAGGGCAAGCACGACGAGATGGCCGGCGGCACACAGGTGGTCACCACTCAGTAG